The Halosimplex litoreum genome has a window encoding:
- a CDS encoding DUF5822 domain-containing protein — translation MPARVERTDPDGVDYGRVMQLTFVATIVAGAPLVAMLSLAVELTTWTERALFAVRVGAVVWIVTALSVYVYERRVNG, via the coding sequence ATGCCAGCGCGCGTCGAGCGGACCGACCCGGACGGCGTCGACTACGGGCGGGTCATGCAGCTCACGTTCGTCGCCACGATCGTCGCGGGAGCACCCCTGGTGGCCATGCTGTCGCTCGCCGTCGAGCTGACGACGTGGACCGAGCGCGCGCTGTTCGCCGTCCGCGTCGGTGCGGTCGTCTGGATCGTCACCGCTCTGTCCGTCTACGTCTACGAGCGCCGCGTCAACGGCTGA
- a CDS encoding HAD family hydrolase, with protein sequence MTEYDAIVYDLDGTLVRLDVDWGDVAERCAAILRARGHDVSNADIWAMRELAAAEGLLDRVDDAIAEFERDGARSARRLALADELPHSIPVGVCSLNCAAACRIALELHGIDRHVDAVVGRDSHETVKPDPGPLVHAVEQLGAEPTSSLFVGDSDSDREAASAAGLDFRWVEDRV encoded by the coding sequence GTGACGGAGTACGACGCCATCGTCTACGACCTGGACGGGACGCTCGTCCGCCTCGACGTGGACTGGGGGGACGTGGCCGAGCGGTGCGCGGCGATCCTGCGGGCCCGAGGCCACGACGTGTCGAACGCGGACATCTGGGCAATGCGCGAACTCGCGGCGGCCGAGGGCCTGCTCGACCGCGTCGACGACGCTATCGCGGAGTTCGAACGCGACGGCGCGCGCAGCGCCCGACGGCTCGCACTCGCCGACGAACTCCCGCACTCGATCCCGGTGGGGGTCTGTTCGCTCAACTGCGCGGCGGCCTGTCGGATCGCGCTCGAACTTCACGGCATCGACCGCCACGTCGACGCGGTCGTCGGCCGGGACTCCCACGAGACGGTCAAGCCCGACCCGGGGCCGCTGGTCCACGCCGTGGAGCAACTCGGCGCCGAGCCCACCTCGTCGCTGTTCGTGGGCGACTCCGACTCCGATCGAGAAGCTGCCAGTGCCGCCGGGCTCGACTTCCGATGGGTCGAAGACCGGGTTTGA
- a CDS encoding CDC48 family AAA ATPase produces the protein MRLSVKPLKQKDAGRGLAAIDRAAMAELDLENGDYIVIEGDGSRAVARVWPGYPEDEGRGVIRIDGRLRQEADAGIDDNVDVEKADVNPAARVSVALPQNLRVRGNVGPMIRNNLSGQAVTEGQTVPVSFGLGPLSSMSGQKIPLKIAGTEPSGTVVVTDSTEVDVAEKPAEQITGAAPGAAEGGAPDITYEDIGGLDDELEQVREMIELPMRHPELFETLGIEPPKGVLLHGPPGTGKTLMAKAVANEIDAYFTDISGPEIMSKYYGESEEQLREVFDEAEENSPAIVFIDEIDSIAPKRGETQGDVERRVVAQLLSLMDGLESRGQVIVIGATNRVDAVDPALRRGGRFDREIEIGVPDKNGRKEILQVHTRGMPLAEGIDLDQYAENTHGFVGADLESLTKESAMNALRRIRPELDLESDEIDAEVLEHLEVSENDFKQALKGIEPSALREVFVEVPDVTWDQVGGLEDTKERLRETIQWPLDYPEVFEAMDMQAAKGVLMYGPPGTGKTLLAKAIANEAQSNFISIKGPELLNKFVGESEKGVREVFEKARSNAPTVVFFDEIDSIAGERGQSAGDSQVGERVVSQLLTELDGLEELEDVVVIATTNRPDLIDNALLRPGRLDRHVHVPVPDEEARRKIFEVHTRDKPLAEGVDLDDLAARTDGYVGADIEAVTREASMAATREFLASVDPEDIGDSVGNVKVTMEHFEDALEEVSPSVTEETRERYDEIEERFDTAEAETGDDELGRTFQ, from the coding sequence ATGAGACTCTCTGTCAAGCCGCTCAAGCAGAAGGACGCGGGGCGCGGACTCGCCGCGATCGACCGCGCGGCGATGGCCGAGCTCGACCTGGAGAACGGCGACTACATCGTCATCGAGGGCGACGGGTCCCGCGCGGTCGCGCGGGTCTGGCCGGGCTACCCCGAGGACGAGGGTCGAGGTGTCATCCGGATCGACGGTCGGCTCCGCCAAGAGGCCGACGCGGGGATCGACGACAACGTCGACGTCGAGAAGGCCGACGTGAACCCGGCGGCCCGGGTCAGCGTCGCTCTCCCACAGAACCTCCGGGTCAGGGGCAACGTCGGCCCGATGATCCGCAACAACCTCAGCGGGCAGGCCGTCACCGAGGGCCAGACCGTGCCCGTCAGCTTCGGGCTCGGTCCGCTCTCGTCGATGAGCGGCCAGAAGATCCCGCTGAAGATCGCCGGCACCGAACCGTCGGGCACCGTCGTCGTGACGGACTCGACGGAGGTCGACGTGGCCGAGAAGCCCGCCGAGCAGATCACCGGCGCCGCGCCCGGCGCCGCCGAAGGCGGCGCGCCCGACATCACCTACGAGGACATCGGCGGCCTGGACGACGAGCTCGAACAGGTCCGCGAGATGATCGAGTTGCCGATGCGCCACCCCGAGCTGTTCGAGACGCTCGGTATCGAGCCGCCGAAGGGCGTGCTCCTCCACGGCCCGCCCGGCACCGGCAAGACGCTCATGGCGAAAGCGGTCGCCAACGAGATCGACGCGTACTTCACGGACATCTCCGGCCCGGAGATCATGTCGAAGTACTACGGGGAGTCCGAAGAACAGCTCCGCGAGGTCTTCGACGAGGCCGAGGAGAACTCTCCCGCCATCGTCTTCATCGACGAGATCGACTCCATCGCGCCCAAGCGCGGTGAGACCCAGGGTGACGTCGAACGGCGCGTCGTCGCGCAACTGCTGAGCCTGATGGACGGTCTCGAATCGCGCGGGCAGGTCATCGTCATCGGCGCGACCAACCGCGTCGACGCCGTCGACCCCGCGCTCCGTCGCGGCGGTCGCTTCGATCGGGAGATCGAGATCGGCGTTCCCGACAAGAACGGCCGCAAGGAGATCCTGCAGGTCCACACCCGCGGGATGCCCCTCGCGGAGGGCATCGACCTCGACCAGTACGCCGAGAACACTCACGGCTTCGTCGGCGCTGACCTGGAGTCGCTGACCAAGGAGTCGGCGATGAACGCCCTGCGGCGCATCCGCCCCGAGCTCGACCTCGAATCGGACGAGATCGACGCCGAGGTGCTCGAACACCTGGAAGTCTCGGAGAACGACTTCAAGCAGGCGCTGAAGGGGATCGAACCCTCGGCGCTGCGGGAGGTGTTCGTCGAGGTGCCGGACGTGACCTGGGACCAGGTCGGCGGGCTCGAAGACACCAAAGAACGGTTACGCGAGACGATCCAGTGGCCGCTGGACTACCCCGAGGTGTTCGAGGCTATGGACATGCAGGCCGCCAAGGGCGTGCTGATGTACGGCCCGCCGGGCACGGGGAAGACCCTGCTCGCCAAGGCCATCGCCAACGAGGCCCAGTCGAACTTCATCTCGATCAAGGGTCCCGAACTGCTGAACAAGTTCGTGGGCGAATCGGAGAAGGGCGTCCGCGAGGTCTTCGAGAAGGCTCGCTCGAACGCACCCACGGTGGTGTTCTTCGACGAGATCGACTCCATCGCGGGCGAACGCGGACAGAGCGCCGGCGACTCGCAGGTCGGCGAGCGCGTCGTCTCCCAGCTGCTGACCGAGCTGGACGGCCTGGAGGAGCTGGAGGACGTGGTCGTCATCGCGACCACGAACCGTCCGGACCTCATCGACAACGCGCTGTTGCGGCCCGGTCGCCTCGACAGGCACGTCCACGTGCCCGTCCCGGACGAGGAGGCTCGCCGGAAGATCTTCGAGGTCCACACCCGCGACAAGCCGCTCGCCGAGGGCGTCGACCTCGACGACCTGGCGGCACGCACGGACGGCTACGTCGGCGCCGACATCGAAGCCGTGACCCGCGAGGCGTCGATGGCCGCGACCCGCGAGTTCCTCGCGAGCGTCGACCCCGAGGACATCGGCGACTCCGTCGGCAACGTGAAGGTCACGATGGAGCACTTCGAGGACGCCCTGGAGGAGGTCTCCCCCAGTGTCACCGAAGAGACCCGCGAGCGCTACGACGAGATCGAAGAACGGTTCGACACCGCAGAGGCCGAGACCG
- a CDS encoding alpha/beta fold hydrolase has protein sequence METVRHDGRETAYRLAGEDGAVGDAVALYVHGSGATHRLWAAQYGPDGPLRPAAALDLSGHGDSADVTTDPGPATLDAYARDVIAVAEATGADALVGNSLGGAVVLRIALDTDFDPGALVLAGTGAKLGVDERLREWLADDFDRAVDVLHEPDRLFHDADERTLDRSREQMRATGQSVTRRDFLTCHAFDVRDRLDEIALPALAVVGEHDSLTPPSYHEFLADRLPDCEYVEIPDAAHLAMVERTGAFDRTVGRFLDSLDG, from the coding sequence ATGGAGACCGTTCGCCACGACGGCCGCGAGACGGCTTATCGGCTCGCGGGGGAGGACGGAGCGGTCGGCGACGCGGTCGCGCTGTACGTCCACGGTAGCGGCGCGACCCACCGCCTGTGGGCCGCACAGTACGGCCCGGACGGACCCCTCCGCCCGGCCGCCGCGCTGGATCTGAGCGGCCACGGGGACTCGGCGGACGTGACGACCGATCCGGGGCCCGCGACGCTCGACGCGTACGCACGAGACGTGATCGCCGTCGCGGAGGCGACCGGCGCCGACGCGCTCGTCGGCAACTCCCTCGGCGGTGCCGTCGTCCTCCGGATCGCGCTCGACACCGACTTCGACCCCGGAGCGCTGGTGCTGGCCGGCACCGGCGCGAAACTCGGGGTCGACGAGCGCTTGCGCGAGTGGCTCGCCGACGACTTCGACCGCGCGGTCGACGTCCTCCACGAACCGGATCGACTGTTCCACGACGCCGACGAGCGGACGCTCGACCGGTCGCGCGAACAGATGCGTGCGACCGGCCAGTCCGTCACCCGTCGGGACTTCCTGACCTGCCACGCCTTCGACGTTCGCGACCGGCTCGACGAGATCGCCCTCCCCGCGCTGGCCGTCGTCGGCGAACACGACTCGCTGACGCCGCCCTCCTATCACGAGTTTCTCGCCGACCGCCTGCCGGACTGCGAGTACGTCGAGATCCCCGACGCCGCCCACCTCGCGATGGTCGAACGGACGGGGGCGTTCGACCGCACGGTCGGCCGGTTCCTCGACTCGCTCGACGGCTGA
- a CDS encoding DUF7127 family protein, with translation MTGTQQLADDVGLRRYEYDEETVLAADLGPGREASVDVLDDAVIVVVDGEQYDLELSGDARAFIRNGVLTIEVSP, from the coding sequence ATGACCGGAACCCAACAGCTGGCCGACGACGTCGGCCTGCGGCGCTACGAGTACGACGAGGAGACGGTGCTGGCGGCGGACCTCGGCCCCGGCCGGGAGGCCTCGGTCGACGTGCTCGACGACGCGGTCATCGTCGTCGTCGACGGCGAGCAGTACGATCTGGAGCTTTCGGGTGACGCGCGAGCGTTTATCCGCAACGGTGTCCTCACTATCGAGGTGAGCCCATGA